Proteins from a single region of Rhea pennata isolate bPtePen1 chromosome 4, bPtePen1.pri, whole genome shotgun sequence:
- the IL15 gene encoding interleukin-15: MQRRLQPQRTSAAAWSRLENQKTHLKNLRLQYQLYLLLNSHFLSLLKSETGLTIFFLCAYLPKTAAGHCKWTEVLKDLEQIKTSEDIDVSLYTANTDEDKECQEPVMRCFFLEMKVVLHECYIMNCSKTQDVFNILKNGNANFENNQKTSTTPKKCKECEEYEEKNFTEFVHNFVKVIQRECK, translated from the exons ATGCAGAGGAGACTACAGCCACAGCGAACCTCTGCTGCAGCATGGAGCAGGCTGGAAAATCAA aaaacacaCCTGAAAAATCTTCGTCTGCAATACCAGCTGTATCTTCTTCTGAACAGCCATTTTCTCAGCCTTTTAAAGAGTGAGACAGGACTAACCATCTTCTTCCTGTG TGCTTATTTACCAAAGACAGCAGCTGGTCATTGCAAGTGGACAGAAGTTCTAAAAGATTTGGAGCAGATCAAAACATCTGAA gaCATTGATGTCAGTTTATATACTGCAAACACAGACGAGGAT aaagaatgcCAAGAACCTGTAATGAGATGCTTCTTCCTAGAGATGAAAGTGGTTCTTCATGAATGTTATATAATGAACTGTAGTAAAACACAGGACGTattcaacattttgaaaaatggaaatgcaaacTTTGAAAATAACCAG aagacttcCACAACaccaaaaaaatgcaaagaatgtGAGgagtatgaagaaaaaaattttacagaatttgtACATAATTTTGTAAAGGTTATACAAAGGGAATGCAAATAA